A genome region from Hippopotamus amphibius kiboko isolate mHipAmp2 chromosome 1, mHipAmp2.hap2, whole genome shotgun sequence includes the following:
- the SYNPO gene encoding synaptopodin, with protein sequence MEGCSEEASLLRHLEKVASEEEEVPLVVYLKENAALLTANGLHLSQNREAQRSPPTPPPVEVHSPAADANQNLSSPDTTLITPDSDSNHNLPATDVNQNLPATVTPQSLPLSGVQQNSSEAQLPPNDTVPDFKPSTACAGGQPQEPEAEVRSSTLLIDKVSAPPTTTSTFSREVTPISSSRPPAPDFMSSSLLIDVQLGAPVVSTEQEMSGRAAATTPTKLYSEVHLTLAKPPSVVNRTARPFGIQAPGSTSQMERSPMVERRHLGEKAPPPQPPGVADRSPRPQRHMMSHSPMLERRPLAQRSPALERRPLGNFTPPPTYAETLSTAPLTSRVRSPPSYSALYPSADPKPSHVKGQAVPASKTGILEESMARRGSRKSMFTFVEKPKVTPNPDLLDLVQTADEKRRQRDQGEAGVEEEPFALGAEASNFQQEPTPRDRASPAGAEEIVPEWASCLKSPRIQAKPKPKPNQNLSEASGKGAELYARRQSRMEKYVIESSGHAELARCPSPTMSLPSSWKYSTNAPCGFRVASRSPARTPPASLYHGYLPENGVLRPEPTKQPPYQLRPSLFVLSPIKEPAKISPRAASPRAASPRAASPAKPSSLDLAPSLPKAALPPSPALPRPSRSSPGLYTCPGQDGLQPTAVSPAYSSDISPVSPSRAWSPRAKQAPRPSFSTRNAGIEAQDRRESLPTSPPWTPGASRPPSSLDGWVSPGPWEPGRGSSRSSPPPPPPPPPPMSPSWSERSVSPLRPETEARPPSRQLQALLARNIINAARRKSASPRPAGVESLRPFSPPRAAPPPPPPPPPRMRSPQPARPSQAAAAGATFAPIPRSPLPAGSSPCASPRSPLPAPPRPFPYRRSPTDSDVSLDSEDSGAKSPGILGYNICPRGWNGSLRLKRGSLPTEASCTT encoded by the exons ATGGAGGGCTGCTCAGAAGAAGCCAGCTTGCTGCGGCACCTGGAGAAGGTGgccagtgaggaggaggaggtacCACTGGTGGTTTATTTAAAGGAGAACGCAGCCCTGCTGACGGCCAATGGGCTCCACCTGTCCCAGAACCGAGAAGCCCAGCGGAGCCCACCAACCCCACCTCCAGTGGAGGTCCACAGCCCAGCCGCAGATGCTAACCAAAACCTTTCCTCACCCGACACCACGCTCATCACACCAGATTCTGACAGCAACCACAACCTGCCAGCCACAGACGTCAATCAGAACCTACCGGCAACGGTCACCCCGCAGAGCCTGCCACTTTCCGGCGTTCAACAGAATTCTTCAGAGGCCCAGCTCCCGCCGAATGACACAGTGCCAGATTTCAAACCCAGCACCGCATGTGCTGGTGGGCAACCCCAGGAGCCAGAAGCGGAGGTGAGATCTAGCACCCTCCTAATTGATAAGGTATCAGCTCCACCTACCACCACCAGCACCTTCTCCAGAGAAGTTACTCCCATCTCCAGCTCCAGGCCCCCAGCTCCAGATTTCATGTCCAGCTCCCTGCTCATCGATGTCCAGCTTGGTGCCCCAGTGGTGTCCACAGAACAAGAGATGTCTGGGAGGGCAGCTGCCACCACGCCCACCAAACTGTACAGTGAGGTCCACCTCACGCTGGCCAAGCCCCCATCCGTGGTCAACAGGACGGCCAGACCCTTTGGGATTCAGGCACCAGGCAGCACCAGCCAGATGGAGCGAAGCCCCATGGTAGAGAGACGACATCTTGGGGAGAAGGCCCCCCCTCCCCAGCCGCCCGGTGTGGCAGACAGGAGCCCTCGGCCACAGAGACACATGATGTCCCACAGCCCCATGCTGGAGAGGAGGCCCCTGGCACAGCGAAGCCCTGCCTTGGAGAGACGGCCCTTGGGAAACTTCACTCCACCCCCCACCTATGCTGAGACCTTGTCCACAGCCCCCCTGACTTCCCGGGTTAGGTCTCCCCCCTCTTACTCTGCCCTGTACCCCAGCGCCGACCCCAAGCCTTCTCATGTAAAGGGCCAGGCGGTTCCTGCCAGCAAGACAGGCATTTTGGAGGAGTCGATGGCCCGCAGGGGCAGCCGGAAATCCATGTTCACCTTCGTGGAGAAGCCCAAGGTGACCCCGAATCCAGACCTGCTGGATCTGGTACAGACGGCTGATGAGAAGCGGAGGCAGAGGGACCAGGGGGAGGCGGGCGTGGAGGAGGAACCCTTCGCGCTGGGGGCGGAGGCCTCCAACTTCCAGCAGGAGCCCACACCCCGGGACAGGGCCAGCCCCGCAGGTGCTGAGGAGATCGTCCCTGAGTGGGCCTCATGCCTCAAGTCACCGCGCATCCAGGCCAAGCCAAAGCCCAAACCCAACCAGAACCTCTCTGAGGCCTCTGGGAAGGGGGCTGAGCTCTATGCCCGCCGCCAGTCCCGGATGGAGAAGTACGTCATCGAGTCTTCGGGCCACGCGGAACTGGCCCGCTGTCCTTCACCCACTATGTCCCTGCCTTCATCCTGGAAGTACTCCACGAATGCACCCTGTGGCTTCCGAGTGGCCTCCCGAAGTCCAGCTCGGACCCCGCCTGCCTCCCTCTACCATGGCTACCTGCCTGAGAATGGGGTCCTGCGCCCAGAGCCCACCAAGCAGCCACCCTACCAGCTGCGGCCCTCGCTCTTTGTCCTCTCACCCATCAAGGAGCCTGCCAAGATTTCGCCCAGAGCTGCCTCGCCCAGAGCTGCCTCGCCCAGAGCTGCCTCGCCTGCCAAGCCGAGCTCCCTGGACCTGGCGCCCAGCCTGCCCAAGGCAGCCCTCCCGCCGTCACCTGCCCTGCCTCGGCCCTCCCGCTCCTCACCGGGCCTCTACACCTGCCCTGGCCAGGATGGCCTCCAGCCCACTGCCGTGAGCCCTGCCTACAGCAGTGATATCTCGCCTGTGTCTCCCTCCAGGGCGTGGTCTCCCCGAGCCAAGCAGGCCCCCAGGCCCTCCTTCTCCACCCGGAATGCGGGGATCGAGGCTCAG gACCGCCGGGAGAGtctgcccacctcccctccctggacGCCGGGCgcgtcccggccccccagcagtCTGGACGGCTGGGTGAGCCCGGGGCCGTGGGAGCCAGGCCGCGGGAGCAGCAGGAGcagccccccgccgccgccgccgccgccgccgcccatgTCCCCCTCGTGGAGCGAGCGCTCCGTATCCCCGCTGCGACCTGAGACCGAGGCGCGGCCACCCAGCCGCCAGCTGCAGGCGCTGCTGGCGCGAAACATCATCAACGCGGCCCGGCGCAAGAGCGCCTCCCCGCGGCCGGCGGGCGTCGAGAGCCTTCGACCCTTCTCCCCGCCCAGGGCTGCGCCGCCACctcctcctccgccgccgccgcgcaTGCGCTCGCCGCAGCCTGCCCGCCCCAGCCAGGCCGCGGCCGCCGGGGCCACGTTCGCTCCCATTCCCCGGAGCCCGCTGCCCGCCGGGTCCTCGCCCTGCGCCAGTCCCCGGAGCCCGCTGCCCGCGCCGCCCAGGCCTTTCCCCTACCGCCGCTCGCCCACGGACTCCGATGTGTCCCTCGACTCCGAGGACTCTGGGGCTAAGTCGCCCGGCATCCTCGGCTACAACATCTGTCCCCGCGGGTGGAACGGCAGCCTGAGGCTCAAGCGTGGCAGCCTCCCCACCGAGGCCTCCTGCACGACCTAA